The DNA segment ATATAATGTATTTGTAATGCGGAATTGGGGGTGATAATTTTGTTGCATAATCAATGAATTGCAATATGAAGAAAATGATCAGAAACCTGTTTATACTGGCCGCTTTGGGAGCATCGGTAACTATTGCCGCACAGCAAAAGCCGGCCAAGTGGGACTTGAAGAATTGCATTGAGTATGCTCATCAGAATAACATCAAGGTACAGAAGGCGAAGATAGCCGTTGAGGAGAGTAAGGTGGATTTGAAACAGTCAAAAGCGGCCTATTTGCCTTCCCTTACTGCGAGTATGTCGCAAAACCTGGATAATGCAAAGAGCGTAACAAGCAACAGCTTCAATTCCTCGATGAAAGGGAGCTACTCCCTGAGTTCCAACATGACCCTCTACAACGGCGGCAAGATCGCTGATGACATCAGGCAAAAGAGTCTGCAAACTACCATTCAGGAGCTGACATTGAAAGAGACAAAGAATGATATCGAGGTATCGATTGCACAAGCCTATTTGCAAGTGCTTTATGCCAATGAAACGGAGAAAACCGACCAGCAAACGCTGGAAACTTCCGCTGCCCAGTTGAAGCGTTCGAAAAACCTACTGGATGCAGGCTCAATAACCAAAATAGATTATGCACAGGTGGAGTCGCAATACAGCACCGATAAATACCAGTTGGCTGTTGACCAAAACACACTGGATGAGGCGAAACTGTCACTGAAACAGTTGCTTGAACTGGGCATCAACGATGATTTTCAGGTAGAAATCCCGGCATTGACAGATGAACAGGTACTGGAAGTGTTACCTACAAAGTATGACGTTTACCAGACGGCTTTGAAAGTAATGCCACAAATCCGCAACAGCCAGTTAAGTATTGATGTGGCTGGATTGACCTATTCCAAAGCGAAAGCAG comes from the Parabacteroides sp. FAFU027 genome and includes:
- a CDS encoding TolC family protein — translated: MKKMIRNLFILAALGASVTIAAQQKPAKWDLKNCIEYAHQNNIKVQKAKIAVEESKVDLKQSKAAYLPSLTASMSQNLDNAKSVTSNSFNSSMKGSYSLSSNMTLYNGGKIADDIRQKSLQTTIQELTLKETKNDIEVSIAQAYLQVLYANETEKTDQQTLETSAAQLKRSKNLLDAGSITKIDYAQVESQYSTDKYQLAVDQNTLDEAKLSLKQLLELGINDDFQVEIPALTDEQVLEVLPTKYDVYQTALKVMPQIRNSQLSIDVAGLTYSKAKAGSLPTISLGGSLGTGNIYNRSTSFGTQLGNNFGQNLGVSVSLPIFNNRQTKSAIEKAKMEIDAAKLDYTSAQKDLLKTIESVYQDVVSAQSKYVAAKDQLKSTELSYKLTEEQFNLGMKNTVDLLTQKNKYLSAQQAYLQAKYTAVLNLKLLNFYQGTSISL